In the Methylophilus sp. 5 genome, one interval contains:
- the rpsQ gene encoding 30S ribosomal protein S17, whose translation MMTEKAKVVRSLTGRVVSNKMDKTVTVLVERKVKHPLIGKVVVKSNKFHAHDEANACNEGDFVTITESRPYSKSKSWVVSKIEAK comes from the coding sequence ATGATGACTGAAAAAGCGAAAGTAGTACGCAGTTTGACTGGTCGCGTGGTAAGCAACAAGATGGATAAAACCGTCACTGTGCTTGTCGAGCGTAAGGTTAAACACCCTTTGATTGGTAAAGTGGTTGTTAAATCGAACAAGTTCCATGCACACGATGAAGCAAATGCATGTAACGAAGGCGATTTTGTGACAATCACAGAAAGCCGCCCATACTCCAAGAGCAAGTCTTGGGTAGTAAGCAAAATCGAAGCTAAGTAA
- the rplV gene encoding 50S ribosomal protein L22, whose product MQVTAILRGVHLSPQKARLVADLVRGKKVDQALNILAFTPKRGAEIIKKVVLSAIANAEHNNGADIDTLKVTSIYVDKGVVMKRIRARAKGRAGRITKPTCHIHVTVGDSKE is encoded by the coding sequence ATGCAAGTTACTGCAATTTTAAGAGGCGTACACCTTTCTCCGCAAAAAGCGCGTCTGGTGGCCGATCTTGTGCGTGGCAAAAAAGTAGATCAAGCACTGAATATTCTTGCATTCACGCCTAAGCGTGGTGCCGAGATTATCAAAAAAGTGGTTTTGTCTGCGATTGCTAACGCCGAACACAACAATGGGGCTGATATCGACACATTGAAGGTGACTTCAATCTATGTGGATAAAGGCGTGGTCATGAAGCGTATCCGTGCACGTGCAAAAGGTCGCGCTGGCCGTATTACGAAACCAACCTGCCACATTCATGTGACAGTCGGTGACTCAAAGGAATAA
- the rpmC gene encoding 50S ribosomal protein L29: MKASELRAKSADELNNELVELRRAQFSLRMQVATQQLNKVDQLGKVRKDIARVNSVLAEKAKQA; encoded by the coding sequence ATGAAAGCTTCTGAATTGAGAGCAAAGTCAGCAGATGAGCTCAACAACGAGTTGGTTGAGTTGCGCCGTGCGCAGTTTTCACTGCGTATGCAGGTAGCCACCCAACAATTGAACAAAGTAGATCAGCTGGGTAAAGTGCGCAAGGATATCGCTCGCGTGAACTCTGTATTGGCTGAGAAAGCGAAACAGGCATGA
- the tuf gene encoding elongation factor Tu, producing MAKGKFERTKPHVNVGTIGHVDHGKTTLTAAITTVLTKKFGGEAKAYDQIDAAPEEKARGITINTAHVEYETAGRHYAHVDCPGHADYVKNMITGAAQMDGAILVCSAADGPMPQTREHILLARQVGVPYIIVFLNKADMVDDAELLELVEMEVRELLSKYDFPGDDTPIIHGSAKLALEGDQSDIGEPAIFKLAEALDSYIPMPERAIDGTFLMPVEDVFSISGRGTVVTGRIERGIVKVGDEIEIVGIKPTVKTTCTGVEMFRKLLDQGQAGDNVGVLLRGTKREDIERGQVLSKSGSIKPHTKFAAEIYVLGKDEGGRHTPFFNGYRPQFYFRTTDVTGAVELPAGTEMVMPGDNVSISVALIAPIAMEEGLRFAIREGGRTVGAGVVAKIIE from the coding sequence ATGGCAAAAGGCAAATTTGAACGTACCAAGCCACACGTGAACGTTGGTACGATTGGTCACGTTGACCACGGTAAGACGACACTGACAGCGGCGATCACCACTGTATTGACGAAGAAATTTGGCGGCGAAGCAAAAGCTTACGACCAAATTGACGCGGCACCAGAAGAAAAAGCACGTGGTATTACTATTAATACCGCACACGTAGAATACGAAACAGCTGGTCGTCACTACGCCCACGTTGACTGCCCAGGTCACGCGGATTACGTTAAAAACATGATTACCGGTGCTGCCCAGATGGACGGCGCGATTCTGGTATGTTCCGCTGCTGACGGCCCTATGCCGCAAACGCGTGAGCACATCCTGTTAGCTCGCCAGGTTGGCGTGCCATACATCATCGTGTTCCTGAACAAAGCAGACATGGTTGATGATGCTGAATTGTTAGAGTTGGTTGAAATGGAAGTGCGTGAGTTGCTCAGCAAATACGACTTCCCAGGTGATGACACCCCAATCATTCACGGTTCCGCTAAGTTGGCTTTAGAAGGCGACCAATCAGACATCGGCGAACCAGCGATCTTCAAATTGGCAGAAGCTTTAGACAGCTACATCCCAATGCCAGAGCGTGCGATTGACGGTACATTCCTGATGCCAGTAGAAGACGTATTCTCTATCTCTGGTCGCGGTACTGTAGTAACTGGCCGTATCGAGCGTGGTATCGTTAAAGTAGGTGACGAGATCGAAATCGTTGGTATTAAGCCAACAGTGAAAACCACCTGTACTGGTGTTGAAATGTTCCGTAAACTGTTGGACCAAGGTCAAGCAGGCGACAACGTAGGCGTATTGCTGCGTGGTACTAAACGTGAAGATATCGAACGTGGTCAAGTATTGTCTAAATCAGGCTCTATCAAACCACACACCAAGTTCGCAGCTGAGATCTACGTGTTGGGTAAAGATGAAGGTGGTCGTCATACCCCATTCTTCAACGGCTACCGTCCACAGTTCTACTTCCGTACGACAGACGTAACTGGTGCAGTTGAATTGCCAGCAGGTACCGAAATGGTGATGCCAGGTGACAACGTATCTATTTCAGTTGCACTGATTGCACCAATCGCGATGGAAGAAGGCTTGCGCTTCGCTATTCGTGAAGGTGGTCGTACCGTTGGTGCTGGCGTTGTTGCCAAAATCATCGAGTAA
- the rplW gene encoding 50S ribosomal protein L23: MITAATKTQDRLLQVILAPQITEKATYIADKHQQIAFKVRTDATKPEIKAAVELVFKVEVASVSVINVAGKVKRAGRRIGKRNDWKKAYVSLKPGQEINFAAGE, from the coding sequence ATGATTACCGCAGCAACTAAAACACAAGATCGTTTATTGCAAGTGATTTTGGCGCCTCAGATTACTGAGAAGGCAACTTACATTGCTGATAAACATCAGCAAATTGCTTTCAAAGTACGCACTGACGCGACTAAGCCAGAAATTAAAGCGGCTGTTGAACTGGTGTTCAAAGTCGAAGTGGCTTCTGTATCTGTGATTAATGTCGCAGGTAAAGTAAAGCGTGCTGGCCGTCGTATTGGTAAGCGTAACGACTGGAAAAAAGCTTATGTGAGCTTGAAGCCGGGTCAAGAAATTAACTTTGCAGCTGGCGAATAA
- the rplN gene encoding 50S ribosomal protein L14 — MIQMQSRLEVADNTGARSVQCIKVLGGSKRRYASIGDIIKVSVKDAAPRGRVKKGEIYNAVVVRTAKGVRRPDGSLVKFDANAAVLLNNKLEPIGTRIFGPVTRELRSERFMKIVSLAPEVL, encoded by the coding sequence ATGATTCAAATGCAATCTCGGCTGGAAGTAGCCGATAACACTGGTGCGCGTTCCGTTCAGTGTATCAAAGTCTTGGGTGGTTCCAAGCGTCGTTATGCCAGCATTGGCGACATCATTAAGGTCAGTGTTAAAGATGCTGCGCCGCGTGGTCGCGTCAAAAAAGGTGAAATCTACAACGCTGTGGTTGTGCGCACTGCTAAAGGTGTTCGCCGTCCAGATGGTTCGTTAGTTAAATTTGATGCCAATGCCGCAGTCTTGTTGAATAACAAGCTCGAGCCTATTGGTACGCGTATTTTTGGCCCTGTGACACGTGAATTGCGTAGTGAGCGCTTCATGAAGATTGTTTCACTGGCGCCTGAAGTGTTGTAA
- the rpsJ gene encoding 30S ribosomal protein S10, whose protein sequence is MAAQKIRIRLKAFDYRLIDQSALEIVDTAKRTGAVVKGPVPLPTRIERFDILRSPHVNKTSRDQFEIRTHQRLMDIVDPTDKTVDALMKLDLPAGVDVEIKL, encoded by the coding sequence ATGGCAGCTCAAAAAATTCGTATCCGTCTGAAAGCATTTGACTATCGTTTGATCGACCAGTCTGCTTTGGAAATCGTAGATACTGCGAAACGTACTGGTGCAGTTGTTAAAGGTCCGGTGCCATTGCCAACACGTATCGAGCGCTTTGATATTTTGCGTTCACCACACGTGAACAAAACTTCCCGTGACCAGTTTGAGATTCGTACCCATCAGCGTTTGATGGACATCGTGGATCCAACAGACAAGACGGTTGATGCATTGATGAAGTTGGATTTGCCAGCTGGCGTGGATGTAGAAATTAAGCTGTAG
- the rplX gene encoding 50S ribosomal protein L24, with translation MSKIRKGDQVILNTGKDAGKTGAVLSVLPTGHVVVEGLNVVKKHTRPNPMRGITGGIISKEMPVDGSNVAIFNAATQKADRVGFKVLEDGRKIRVFKSSGESIDA, from the coding sequence ATGAGCAAAATTCGCAAAGGTGACCAGGTCATTCTGAACACAGGTAAAGATGCAGGTAAAACAGGTGCTGTTTTAAGCGTCTTGCCAACCGGCCATGTAGTGGTTGAAGGTTTGAATGTGGTTAAAAAACACACTCGCCCAAACCCGATGCGTGGTATCACTGGTGGCATCATCAGCAAGGAAATGCCGGTAGACGGCTCCAATGTGGCAATCTTCAATGCTGCAACACAAAAAGCTGATCGTGTTGGTTTTAAGGTACTGGAAGATGGTCGCAAGATTCGTGTATTCAAATCTAGCGGCGAGTCTATCGACGCATAG
- the rplB gene encoding 50S ribosomal protein L2, with protein MALVKVKPTSPGRRGVLKVVTPDLHKGKPYAPLLESQSKNAGRNNNGRITTRHQGGGHKQHYRIVDFRRNKDGIPATVERIEYDPNRTANIALLCYADGERRYIIAPRGIAAGAQLISGSEAPIRAGNALPLRNIPVGSTIHCIEIQPGKGAQIARSAGTSVQLLAREGSYAQLRLRSGEVRRVHVDCKATLGEVGNEEHSLRSIGKAGAMRWRGVRPTVRGVVMNPVDHPHGGGEGRTAAGMNPVSPWGQKTKGYRTRKNKRTDNMRVSRRPRNVR; from the coding sequence ATGGCATTAGTTAAAGTCAAACCAACTTCCCCCGGTCGTCGCGGTGTATTGAAAGTCGTTACACCAGATTTGCACAAAGGCAAACCTTACGCGCCACTGTTGGAAAGTCAAAGTAAAAACGCAGGTCGTAACAACAACGGCCGCATTACAACCCGTCACCAAGGTGGTGGTCATAAGCAGCATTACCGTATTGTTGACTTCCGTCGCAATAAAGATGGTATTCCGGCGACTGTTGAGCGTATTGAGTACGATCCAAACCGTACGGCGAACATTGCACTGTTGTGCTACGCCGATGGTGAGCGTCGTTACATTATTGCACCACGTGGCATTGCTGCCGGTGCACAGTTGATCAGCGGTTCTGAAGCGCCTATCCGTGCTGGTAATGCATTGCCTTTGCGCAACATTCCAGTGGGTAGCACCATTCACTGCATCGAAATTCAACCAGGTAAAGGCGCGCAAATCGCCCGTTCAGCAGGTACTTCGGTACAGTTGCTGGCGCGTGAAGGTTCCTACGCTCAGTTGCGTTTGCGTTCTGGTGAAGTGCGTCGTGTGCACGTTGACTGCAAAGCCACATTGGGCGAAGTAGGCAATGAAGAGCACTCACTGCGTTCAATCGGTAAAGCTGGTGCAATGCGCTGGCGCGGTGTTCGTCCTACCGTTCGCGGTGTGGTAATGAACCCGGTTGATCACCCGCACGGTGGTGGTGAAGGCCGTACAGCTGCTGGTATGAACCCTGTGTCACCATGGGGTCAGAAAACTAAGGGTTATCGTACACGTAAGAATAAGCGTACTGATAACATGCGCGTAAGTCGTCGTCCGAGAAATGTAAGGTAA
- the rpsS gene encoding 30S ribosomal protein S19: MARSIKKGPFVDAHLAKKVETASANRDRKPIKTWSRRSTVLPNFIGLTIAVHNGRQHVPVLISENMVGHKLGEFALTRTFKGHAADKKAKK, translated from the coding sequence ATGGCACGTTCTATTAAAAAAGGTCCATTTGTGGACGCTCACTTGGCTAAAAAGGTCGAAACTGCGTCAGCGAACCGCGACAGAAAGCCAATTAAAACCTGGTCTCGTCGTTCGACTGTATTGCCAAACTTTATTGGTTTAACCATCGCAGTGCACAACGGTAGACAACATGTGCCTGTGTTGATTTCTGAAAACATGGTTGGTCACAAGCTCGGTGAATTTGCGTTGACACGCACGTTCAAGGGCCACGCGGCTGATAAAAAAGCGAAGAAGTAA
- the rpsC gene encoding 30S ribosomal protein S3: MGQKIHPIGFRLSVQKNWASRWYSNSQNFPAMLQGDIKVREFLNKKLASAAVSKIIIERPAKNAKITIHSARPGVVIGKKGEDIESLRSTLQGLMGVPVHLNIEEVRKPELDATLIAQSIAQQLEKRVMFRRAMKRAMQNAMRLGAQGIKIMSSGRLNGIEIARTEWYREGRVPLHTLRADIDYGVAEASTTYGIIGIKVWVFKGEIFGDNAANAAVADAEPEKKVRKPRAKDAATS, encoded by the coding sequence ATGGGACAGAAAATTCATCCAATTGGGTTCCGTTTGAGCGTTCAGAAAAACTGGGCCTCACGTTGGTACTCGAATAGCCAGAACTTCCCTGCGATGTTGCAAGGTGACATCAAAGTGCGTGAGTTTCTGAACAAGAAACTGGCGAGCGCTGCGGTAAGTAAAATTATCATTGAGCGTCCTGCTAAAAACGCTAAAATTACGATTCACAGCGCCCGTCCAGGTGTTGTGATTGGTAAAAAGGGTGAGGATATCGAATCCTTGCGTTCTACCCTGCAAGGCCTGATGGGCGTGCCTGTGCACCTGAACATCGAAGAAGTGCGTAAACCAGAATTGGACGCTACTTTGATCGCACAATCCATTGCTCAGCAATTGGAAAAGCGCGTGATGTTCCGTCGTGCCATGAAACGTGCCATGCAAAACGCGATGCGTTTGGGCGCACAAGGTATCAAAATCATGAGTTCCGGTCGTTTGAACGGTATCGAAATTGCACGTACCGAGTGGTACCGTGAAGGCCGTGTGCCTTTGCATACACTGCGTGCTGATATCGACTACGGTGTTGCTGAGGCTTCAACGACTTACGGTATCATCGGAATTAAAGTTTGGGTATTCAAAGGTGAGATCTTCGGTGACAACGCTGCTAACGCTGCCGTTGCTGATGCTGAGCCAGAGAAAAAAGTAAGAAAGCCGAGGGCTAAAGATGCTGCAACCAGCTAG
- the rpsL gene encoding 30S ribosomal protein S12, whose product MPTINQLIRKPRVKVVTKSKVPALEACPQKRGVCTRVYTTTPKKPNSALRKVAKVRLTNGYEVISYIGGEGHNLQEHSVVLLRGGRVKDLPGVRYHMVRGSLDTAGVKDRKQSRSKYGAKRPKAAKA is encoded by the coding sequence ATGCCAACCATTAATCAGTTAATACGTAAGCCACGCGTTAAAGTGGTTACCAAGAGCAAGGTTCCAGCACTGGAAGCTTGTCCTCAAAAGCGTGGTGTATGTACGCGTGTATATACAACAACGCCAAAAAAACCAAACTCCGCGTTGCGTAAGGTCGCTAAAGTGCGCCTGACCAACGGTTACGAAGTGATTAGCTACATCGGCGGTGAAGGCCATAACCTGCAGGAGCACTCAGTTGTGCTGTTGCGCGGCGGTCGTGTAAAAGACTTGCCGGGTGTGCGTTACCACATGGTGCGCGGTAGCTTGGATACGGCTGGTGTGAAAGACCGTAAACAGTCACGTTCCAAATACGGTGCTAAGCGCCCTAAAGCAGCTAAAGCTTAA
- the rpsG gene encoding 30S ribosomal protein S7, producing the protein MPRRREVPKRIILPDPKFGSQEVSKFVNVLMTGGKKSVAERIIYGAFDQVASKSGKDPLELFTTALNNLRPVVEVKSRRVGGANYQVPVEVRPSRRSALAMRWLRDAARKRGEKSMGLRLAAELIEASEGRGSAMKKREEVHRMAEANKAFSHFRF; encoded by the coding sequence ATGCCAAGACGTAGAGAAGTCCCCAAACGTATTATCTTGCCGGATCCAAAATTTGGTAGCCAGGAAGTGTCCAAGTTTGTAAATGTGCTGATGACAGGTGGTAAGAAATCTGTTGCTGAGCGTATCATTTACGGTGCCTTTGATCAGGTGGCCAGCAAGAGCGGTAAGGACCCGCTGGAATTATTCACCACAGCGTTGAATAATCTGCGTCCGGTTGTTGAAGTGAAGAGTCGCCGTGTGGGTGGTGCTAACTACCAGGTGCCGGTAGAAGTGCGCCCAAGCCGCCGTAGTGCGTTGGCAATGCGTTGGTTGCGTGATGCAGCCCGTAAGCGTGGCGAAAAATCTATGGGCCTGCGTTTGGCTGCTGAGTTGATCGAAGCATCTGAAGGCCGTGGTTCAGCGATGAAAAAACGTGAAGAAGTTCACCGTATGGCAGAGGCAAACAAAGCCTTCTCACACTTCCGTTTTTAA
- the rplP gene encoding 50S ribosomal protein L16 — MLQPARQKYRKMQKGRNKGIATTGNKVSFGEFGLKAIGRGRLTARQIEAARRVMTRHIKRGGRVWIRVFPDQPISKKPAEVRMGNGKGSVDYYIAQIQPGKMLYEMDGVSEELAREAFKLAAAKLPVETTFMTRQIGS; from the coding sequence ATGCTGCAACCAGCTAGACAGAAGTACCGTAAGATGCAAAAGGGTCGCAATAAAGGTATTGCGACTACTGGTAACAAGGTGAGCTTTGGTGAATTTGGTTTGAAGGCGATCGGTCGCGGTCGTCTGACAGCACGCCAGATTGAAGCCGCCCGTCGTGTGATGACTCGTCACATTAAACGTGGTGGTCGCGTTTGGATTCGTGTATTCCCGGATCAACCGATTTCTAAAAAACCTGCTGAAGTACGTATGGGTAATGGTAAAGGTAGTGTTGATTACTACATCGCCCAGATTCAGCCAGGCAAAATGCTGTACGAGATGGATGGTGTGAGCGAAGAGCTGGCACGTGAGGCTTTCAAATTGGCTGCTGCCAAGTTGCCAGTCGAAACTACATTCATGACCCGTCAAATTGGCAGTTAA
- the rplC gene encoding 50S ribosomal protein L3: MSLGLIGRKVGMTRIFTDEGASIPVTVLEVIPNRVTQVKTVATDGYTGLQVAYGERRASRINKALTGHFAKAGVTAGAGIKEFNVVEDVLANFQVGGNVTVDIFAVGQLVDVTGTSIGKGFAGAIKRHNFSSNRASHGNSRSHNVPGSIGMAQDPGRVFPGKRMPGHLGDAKVTTQNLEIVRVDVERNLLLIKGSVPGSKGGNVVVRPAIKAKGAK, translated from the coding sequence ATGAGCTTAGGGCTTATTGGTCGCAAGGTGGGCATGACCCGCATTTTTACAGATGAAGGCGCAAGCATTCCTGTAACAGTGCTGGAAGTGATCCCTAACCGCGTGACACAAGTAAAGACAGTCGCAACGGATGGCTATACAGGCCTGCAGGTTGCTTACGGTGAGCGTCGCGCTAGCCGTATCAACAAAGCGTTGACTGGTCACTTTGCCAAGGCTGGCGTAACTGCTGGTGCTGGTATCAAAGAATTCAATGTGGTTGAAGATGTATTGGCTAACTTCCAAGTTGGTGGAAATGTCACTGTTGATATTTTTGCTGTTGGTCAGTTGGTTGATGTGACAGGTACTTCGATCGGTAAAGGTTTTGCCGGTGCGATTAAGCGTCATAACTTCTCCTCTAACCGTGCTTCTCACGGTAACTCCCGTTCGCATAACGTACCAGGTTCTATCGGTATGGCGCAGGATCCAGGTCGAGTATTCCCTGGTAAGCGTATGCCTGGTCATTTGGGTGATGCTAAAGTCACTACCCAAAACCTGGAAATCGTTCGTGTGGATGTAGAGCGTAACCTGTTGTTGATTAAAGGTTCCGTACCTGGCTCCAAAGGTGGCAATGTCGTTGTACGTCCAGCCATCAAAGCGAAAGGGGCTAAATAA
- the rplD gene encoding 50S ribosomal protein L4, with protein sequence MELKLIDQNGKVAKKGVDASDGTFGREFNESLVHEVVVAYMANARTATRAQKTRATVAHTTHKPYAQKGTGNARAGMTSSPIWRGGGRAFPNSPNENYSHKVNRKAYRAGMQTILSELVRQDRLKVVDSFTIDTPKTKQFVQKINALGIDGGVLLLTDGFDENLYLSSRNLPNVLVVEAQYADPVSLVRFPNVLVTANAVKKLEEILA encoded by the coding sequence ATGGAACTGAAATTAATCGATCAAAACGGCAAGGTAGCTAAAAAAGGCGTTGACGCGTCTGACGGTACTTTTGGTCGTGAGTTTAACGAGTCTTTAGTGCATGAAGTGGTTGTTGCCTACATGGCAAATGCCCGTACTGCGACTCGCGCACAGAAAACACGTGCAACCGTTGCTCACACGACACATAAGCCATATGCGCAAAAAGGCACTGGTAACGCCCGTGCCGGTATGACATCCAGCCCAATCTGGCGTGGAGGCGGTCGCGCATTTCCAAACAGCCCTAACGAAAACTACAGCCACAAAGTAAACCGTAAGGCTTACCGTGCTGGCATGCAGACTATCTTGTCTGAATTAGTGCGTCAGGACCGTTTGAAGGTGGTAGACAGTTTCACAATTGATACCCCAAAAACAAAACAATTTGTACAGAAAATCAATGCTCTGGGCATCGACGGCGGTGTGTTGCTGTTGACTGACGGTTTTGATGAGAATTTGTACTTGTCTTCCCGCAACTTGCCAAACGTATTGGTGGTTGAAGCGCAGTATGCTGATCCAGTAAGTCTGGTGCGTTTCCCTAACGTTTTGGTCACAGCCAATGCTGTGAAAAAACTTGAGGAGATCTTGGCATGA
- the fusA gene encoding elongation factor G, with the protein MARKTPIERYRNIGISAHIDAGKTTTTERILFYTGVNHKIGEVHDGAATMDWMEQEQERGITITSAATTCFWKGMDLARPEHRFNIIDTPGHVDFTIEVERSMRVLDGACMVYCAVGGVQPQSETVWRQANKYKVPRLAFVNKMDRSGADFFKVVEQMKSRLRANPVPIVIPIGREDTFTGVVDLIKMKAIIWDEASQGMKFTYGEIPADLVETAAKWREQMVESAAEASEDLMNKYLESGDLDEKDIILGIRTRTIAGEIQPMLCGSAFKNKGVQRMLDAVVDFLPSPIDIDDVKGEDDDGQPASRKADDKEGFSALAFKLMTDPFVGQLTFIRVYSGVLNKGDTVLNSVKGKKERIGRIVQMHANNREEVEEVLAGDIAACIGLKDVTTGESLCSPDKPIILERMVFPEPVIHVAVEPKTKSDQEKMGLALGRLAQEDPSFRVRSDEESGQTIISGMGELHLEILVDRMRREFNVEANVGAPQVAYREAIRKSVEVEGKFVKQSGGKGQYGHVWLKMEPNEAGKGFEFVDQIKGGTVPREFIPAVEKGLRETIPAGVLAGFPVVDVKVTLFDGSYHDVDSNENAFKMAASIGFKDGMRKADPVLLEPMMAVEVETPEDYMGDVMGDLSSRRGIIQGMDDMPGGGKAIKAEVPLSEMFGYSTVVRSLSQGRATYSMEFKHYSDAPKNVADAIINKK; encoded by the coding sequence GTGGCACGTAAAACCCCTATTGAACGCTACCGTAATATTGGTATTTCTGCGCATATTGACGCTGGTAAAACAACCACGACAGAACGTATTTTGTTCTACACTGGTGTGAACCACAAAATTGGTGAAGTGCACGACGGTGCGGCCACCATGGACTGGATGGAGCAAGAGCAGGAGCGTGGTATCACCATTACTTCTGCTGCGACCACCTGTTTCTGGAAAGGTATGGACCTTGCCCGCCCTGAGCATCGATTCAACATTATTGATACCCCAGGACACGTAGACTTCACGATTGAGGTTGAGCGTTCCATGCGCGTGCTTGATGGTGCCTGTATGGTGTACTGTGCAGTGGGTGGCGTACAGCCGCAATCTGAAACTGTATGGCGTCAAGCCAACAAATACAAAGTGCCACGTCTGGCATTTGTAAACAAAATGGATCGTTCCGGCGCCGATTTCTTCAAAGTCGTAGAGCAGATGAAATCCCGCTTGCGTGCAAATCCTGTGCCTATCGTGATTCCTATTGGCCGTGAAGACACTTTCACTGGCGTGGTTGACCTGATCAAAATGAAAGCCATCATCTGGGATGAGGCTTCTCAAGGCATGAAATTCACTTATGGTGAGATTCCAGCTGATTTGGTTGAAACTGCTGCCAAATGGCGTGAGCAAATGGTTGAGTCAGCCGCTGAGGCCAGCGAAGACCTGATGAATAAATACCTGGAAAGCGGTGACCTGGATGAGAAAGACATCATCCTGGGTATCCGTACACGCACCATTGCTGGTGAAATTCAGCCTATGTTGTGTGGTTCAGCATTTAAAAACAAAGGTGTGCAACGTATGTTGGACGCTGTTGTTGACTTCCTGCCATCACCGATTGATATTGATGATGTTAAAGGTGAGGACGACGACGGTCAGCCAGCTAGCCGTAAAGCTGACGACAAAGAAGGCTTCTCTGCATTGGCATTTAAGTTGATGACAGACCCGTTTGTTGGTCAGTTGACCTTTATTCGTGTTTACTCAGGCGTGTTGAACAAGGGTGATACCGTGCTCAACTCTGTAAAGGGTAAAAAAGAGCGTATTGGCCGTATCGTACAGATGCACGCTAACAACCGTGAAGAGGTTGAAGAGGTATTGGCGGGCGACATCGCAGCTTGTATTGGTTTGAAAGATGTCACGACTGGTGAGTCTCTGTGCTCTCCAGACAAGCCGATTATTCTTGAGCGCATGGTATTCCCTGAGCCAGTGATTCACGTGGCTGTTGAACCAAAAACCAAAAGCGACCAGGAAAAAATGGGCTTGGCTTTGGGTCGTTTGGCGCAAGAAGATCCTTCATTCCGTGTGCGTTCCGATGAAGAGTCTGGTCAAACTATTATTTCCGGTATGGGTGAGTTGCACCTGGAAATTCTGGTAGACCGTATGCGTCGTGAGTTCAACGTTGAAGCCAACGTAGGTGCGCCACAAGTGGCATACCGTGAAGCGATTCGCAAATCAGTCGAAGTTGAAGGTAAATTCGTTAAGCAATCTGGCGGTAAAGGTCAGTACGGTCACGTATGGCTCAAAATGGAACCAAACGAAGCTGGTAAAGGCTTTGAGTTTGTTGACCAGATTAAAGGTGGTACGGTGCCGCGTGAATTTATTCCTGCGGTTGAAAAAGGCTTGCGTGAAACTATTCCTGCCGGTGTGTTGGCTGGTTTCCCGGTAGTCGATGTAAAAGTGACCTTGTTCGATGGTTCATACCATGACGTTGACTCCAATGAAAACGCATTTAAAATGGCGGCTTCTATTGGCTTTAAAGACGGTATGCGTAAAGCGGATCCAGTGTTGCTGGAGCCTATGATGGCGGTTGAAGTGGAAACGCCAGAAGACTACATGGGTGATGTGATGGGTGACTTGTCATCTCGTCGCGGTATCATTCAGGGTATGGATGATATGCCTGGCGGTGGTAAAGCGATTAAAGCGGAAGTGCCACTGTCTGAAATGTTTGGTTACTCCACTGTTGTGCGTTCCCTGTCACAAGGTCGTGCCACTTACAGCATGGAATTCAAGCATTACTCCGATGCACCGAAAAACGTTGCTGATGCAATCATCAACAAAAAATAA